cgctactcaaCCCGGTGACCTTAGTGAatacaaagaaagaaaaagaagcaatcCTGTCTACACACCACGACGATCCAACACAAGGAGGACACGcaggcattacaaaaaccCTGGCCAGGATTAAAAGACATTACTTTTGGAAAGGTATGACTCGGGAAATAACAGAGTACATACGGAAATGtccaaaatgccaaaaagctaaaattatgaaacacacaaaaactcCTTTATCAATTACAGAGACACCAATAAGCGCATTTGACAGAGTCATAGTGGATACGATAGGTCCACTACCAAAGTCAGAAAACGGTAATGAATATGCTGTTACACTTATATGCGAcctgacaaaatatttggtaaccATTCCAATcgcaaataaaagcgcaaataCAGTAGCGAAAGCAATATTTGAATCCTTTGTACTAAAGttcggtccaatgaagacgttcatttcggacatgggaacTGAATACAGAAATTCAATTATCAAAGACTTATGCAAATACCTGAAAGTAGAAAATATAACTTCTTCAGCACACCATCATCAGACGGTAGGAACAGTGgaaagaagtcatagaactttTAACGAATATATCCGGTCATACATATCGGTTGATAAAACTGACTGGGACGTATGGataaaatatttcgaattttgttttaatactACACCATCTATGGCacataattattgtccatatgagTTGATTTTCGGTAAAACATGCAATTTACCAAAGCATTTTAATAGCACGGATAGAATAGAACCCATTTATAATATAGAAGACTATGCTAAAGAAAGTAAATATAGGTTAGAAGTAGCATATAACAGAGCAAGAATTATGCTCGAAGAACagaagaaaaagaataaagaattatatgacttaaaattaaacgatATAAGTATATCAATAGGAGATAAGGTGTTATTAAAAAACGAAACCGGACATAAATTAGATTTCAAATATACTGGACCATATACGGTAGTAAAGATTGAAGAAAGGGATAATATAGTAATATCAAATGATAAGAAAAAACCACAAACGgtacataaggataggttaaaattgtttagttcttaaaaaaaaaaataaataatatggtggccaccagcaaaaaaaaaaaaaaaaaaaatatatatagagaaaAGAGTTAACCCCACATAAGTGCATTGAATgtaagaaaacatttttcttttatcaTCTTTGATGGTTGAACGattataaactaaaaatttaaaaaaaaaaaaaaaaaaaaaaaaaacaaaaaaaaaaaatcccaagAACACGTATGTTTGTACAGAATGTTCCTTAAATTTCCTTAACATTAAAATTacttccttaaaaaaaaaaaaaaaaaaaatatatatatataaaatttttaattataaaataacttcataaaattacgttattttccaaaaggagggagatgtaatGTGCACACATATCGAATAAGCACTGTATCAAATCAGAACATTGGGAACAATCACATTGTAGCACTTTTGCAACAATGTTTATGTAAGACTTTTCAGTTCCCAGGCATATCTTGAGTGCTCAGCAATCTGACCACACAAGAATGCTATTCAGACCAGAAGTGCAGAGTCAGCATAATTAGCATGCGCGACTGCTCGATCTTTATGTCCACATGACTCTCTTAGACAGCGGCGCTCTCGCTGCCAAAGTTAAGTACATAAGAGCAAAGCAACGTCTCTGCCGACGGCCTCTCTGCCGGCGCAGACGGATTGCATTTGGCTAGCTTGGACTCTTCTAGACCAAGTACAAGGCAGTCGTAAAGGAGTCGTCAAAGAGCCTTCAACATGTCCTAATTGAATATTAATGAGTCTTAACAGAAGTTACAATTTTACTGATATCATACTGAATCTCTATTTCaataaaagtaatataaaGAACACAAAAATGCATTACAATTATTACACCTGTCCGTGTGTTTCCTGCATTTCCACGAGATTTAATTGCTCAGCCCTCGAAGGGAATGTGGATGTGTGCGCGAATCTGAAGGAATTGCGGTCGGGGATCTCAATGTGGAGCACCAAAAAGCCCCAACCAGCAGAGGCATTAAAATTGTATTGTTATTTGCTTTCACTTGCGCTCCGCTGCCTTCGCTCGGCAGGCGATTTAATTGTCTGGcaaatcattaaaaaaaaaaaagaagtccCAGGATCGAGATAAAAGGGCGGGAAAGTGACTACAACTAAATGCTGTATTTACCAGctagtgtgggcgtggccctcGAGGGGGCGATGCCATTAATGAACGCTTCGAATGGCGCACATTACGCATTAGTATTTCGATTCACCCCTTGGACTTGGCTGGCGGGATTACTACATGCGAAGCTGGAGGGGATTGGCAGTGCGAACAGATGTCTGCATATGTTAACCAGTTCATTTAACTGAAGTGCGACTAAGCTGTGCATTGCGCTGCTCGAGCACTAAGTGAATTAATTTGCCTATTCAGTTAAGTCGAAATGAAAGAGAAATAACTTTCAAATGTagattttctctctctctaatttccatttgattttcttacAGCGGATAtctttttgcataaattacaTACATTTCGAACCACTGTGCGGCTCCTGGCGACgcacaaaagtatgcagcacAAGTTGCGGACACTTTGAGCTCGATGGATGttcgattttaattgcattcggGCTGACTGCGGAGGAGGGGGGGTGGGGGAGGAGTGTTGGATTGGtcggtgggtggttggtgaCGTGCCAAATGAAAGGCAAGCAAATGACGTACATACATACCCTTGGCATAAATGTTGGGATTATAGGCCGCAAATTGACACGTCGGCATATTGAGATTGTGCACCATGCCCATCGACATGCGCGACACGGAGGAGCGCTGAAAAAGATGTGCATAAATGAAATGCATTCAATATGTAAAAGTTAAGGCTTTTAAGTTCTATTAAAGTAAGCTGAAGGCCTTAACagccatttgcatttgtccttaatttcaaattaaagcATACTATTAAACACCTTTCAAAAGTCATTCTCGCTCACCTGGTGCGTGGTAACAGCATCCAAATCGACCAGCGGACAGGAACtgcgatgctgctgctggaactTGGGCTGATACGGCTCCAGCATCCGGATCTTGCCCCATCGATTGAAGAAAAGCATAATGGCGCCCACCCAGAGGACCAAAACCAGGCCCACAATCAATACCTCCTCGGTGCGCACAATGATCTTGGGTCCTGCAAAATAACGAGCACATGCTcggtttgtttatttgtacATCATTTTCAATGTAAGCGCAGATAGCTTCTCGCGTTCGCCATAAACATTATGGATTTGTTCGGATTGCAAACTGGTCGCACGTACCGCACGTAAATAACTCAAGAGTCAGGCTCGAATTCAATTATCGTCGACGTGAAATCTGCGCCGATAAACAAATGGATTGCGACTGCGATTGGTACTGGAATTGGGATTTTGGCATTGGGATTTATTAAGCAACCGAATCGGCGACTTTAGTCTGGCTAAATCCACCGAAGGGGATTTATTTCCAGGTGTTTGAAGTTGCGCGAGTGTCatgaaaattcaatatttgcgaggggaaaatatatataagtcCTCGGCATACAACGCTTGCATGTGTCGCATATCctttgaaaattattattccGCGTATGGAAACACCTCTAAGTCGGGCCTAATCTATGCACATTTGGAATTGGTTATTACCAAAATTAGGATTTTCTTAATGTAATCAGGGTAAGAATAGAGTATTCAATAGCACATGTAATAAGTAAGGAAGGGATGCATATTTCCAAATTTTTTGATAGCCAAAAAGCGTGGTAGTATTACCGAACTAGTTTTTTAACTCAGCCAATTAAAGTTTGGCATTGGTTTTTGATGCTGAAACTTTTATGATATGCCGTTCAAATACTACAACTTTTTATTGCGTTGCATATATGATGCGATGGTATGTTGAGTACGCTTTAAACTTTAATGTGTTAAAATGATTTTCGTCCAATCAAGTTCTTTAATGAGGAAGGAAGTGAGGAATGAGTGAGACATACCTGTTTCCACCGTGGTGGCATTGGAGGCTCCTGTTGTGGCACCTGTTGTGAATCCATCGTCCACCTCCTGACTCCCCAGCTCACCCAAATAATCATCGCTGCCATTCGAGGACGCCGATGACGAGGAGGGCGGCGAAATGGGTGCGGTTTGCTCGACC
The DNA window shown above is from Drosophila melanogaster chromosome X and carries:
- the CG12541 gene encoding uncharacterized protein, isoform D, encoding MAASNKPQYRYKSHGAALECLLHIILFSRVVRLEVFAEEVTTAASLSEEWGSGWRGTNFLVEVEQTAPISPPSSSSASSNGSDDYLGELGSQEVDDGFTTGATTGASNATTVETGPKIIVRTEEVLIVGLVLVLWVGAIMLFFNRWGKIRMLEPYQPKFQQQHRSSCPLVDLDAVTTHQRSSVSRMSMGMVHNLNMPTCQFAAYNPNIYAKGYASHVSASRPRQNSVFVGASTSHYLMPRPPRKTRSAMDLHSMVLDESAEQV